One Bombina bombina isolate aBomBom1 chromosome 5, aBomBom1.pri, whole genome shotgun sequence DNA segment encodes these proteins:
- the LOC128660534 gene encoding uncharacterized protein LOC128660534 isoform X1, translated as MLSDLDTSAKFKKMNTTAPPPPENGQYSANQQRPFFYAQPTAQLPFPNPWYLGQLYNPYCMPGPGYRGGNPYYPFYSLALHEYPGFYVPQHQMNARLNRRPHFNPHPPSPMFYHATRFRHYSSPGKRTETKETQTDQRLPDYVPKKHTGTDGNGSDGRSTECQSSGVSSTQNDSNLETVEMSLSPVSAAQERDFHKNACNSSQYHTMPPGSYAYEKEEVRIEYGGGSPAIQMWKSYKETIPIYDVAVVKEMPESVVQRDLYCEGVLYGPRTEREELSVQSVAFSNEEETSLPHSMCLNDVQETETQTTVVSNKPNLKLKAAVELESENMMLHHDVASPVYIVQQALSPENWEDDYNTIEEAKTDPELIVGQDPISETQYQGPYNFNEVPELASKTSMWEEDPVEKFVPSPSWVACFDNVETNYDYDLYMAQRKQKRPSILSITSEELSSRDEGSSMDNASVSYFVPDYMLRKGIYSFRKSSDGSDREKIQSSGSLKEDIAVKHDSSQYKNHASGIKVKNVSSRGRKLGVPVRTLNKKLYSLKKKPRKSQSLSEPEDSEEYWVVEEENYEEELDEDDSDEGEFYIQETIPFSQLNISKGSFFKQIAQKRILWKPPKGTIATPLIGWPVKEKLKVKKKGAYEALGQVHRQKDYEVYDYASYDEKQSSKTERGFQEMSEQKKSMQKSMGGKLQKKTTGPVVEEYWVGRGAKPKFPEPAYYLQDPTKVKEPVNSSKKKGSLKSSKRKQTRIDPEEIDEWEVPKTYLYRGHGIRRGGTGKK; from the exons aatttaaaaaaatgaacactacAGCTCCTCCCCCTCCAGAAAATGGGCAGTATTCTGCAAACCAACAAAGACCCTTCTTTTATGCACAACCGACAGCACAACTACCTTTCCCAAATCCTTGGTACCTTGGTCAGCTGTACAATCCATATTGCATGCCTGGACCTG GCTACAGAGGTGGAAATCCATATTATCCATTCTATTCTCTTGCACTCCATGAATACCCTGGATTTTATGTTCCTCAACATCAAATGAATGCTAGATTGAACAGAAGGCCTCATTTTAATCCCCATCCACCATCCCCAATGTTTTACCATGCTACTCGCTTTAGGCATTATAGCAGTCCTGGTAAAAGAACTGAAACTAAAGAAACTCAGACTGACCAACGGCTGCCAGATTATGTGCCAAAAAAGCATACGGGTACAGATGGCAATGGCTCAGATGGAAGAAGTACTGAGTGCCAATCATCTGGCGTTAGCAGCACTCAGAATGATAGTAACTTGGAGACTGTTGAAATGTCTTTGTCTCCTGTGTCTGCAGCGCAGGAAAGAGACTTTCATAAAAATGCTTGCAATTCATCACAATACCACACCATGCCTCCAGGAAGCTATGCATATGAGAAAGAGGAGGTAAGAATAGAGTATGGAGGTGGTTCTCCTGCCATACAGATGTGGAAGTCTTATAAGGAAACCATACCAATATATGATGTGGCAGTTGTTAAAGAAATGCCAGAAAGTGTAGTGCAGCGTGACCTTTATTGTGAGGGTGTGTTGTATGGCCCTCGCACAGAAAGAGAGGAGCTTTCTGTGCAGAGTGTTGCCTTCTCGAATGAAGAGGAAACTTCACTTCCTCATAGTATGTGTCTTAACGATGTACAGGAAACAGAAACTCAAACTACAGTAGTGTCAAATAAGCCAAATTTGAAACTAAAAGCAGCAGTGGAGCTAGAATCAGAAAACATGATGTTGCATCATGATGTAGCCAGTCCTGTCTATATAGTACAGCAAGCTTTATCTCCAGAAAACTGGGAAGATGACTACAATACAATAGAGGAAGCTAAAACTGACCCTGAATTAATTGTTGGCCAAGATCCTATTTCAGAAACACAATATCAAGGTCCATATAACTTTAATGAGGTGCCAGAGTTGGCTAGCAAAACAAGCATGTGGGAAGAAGACCCTGTTGAAAAGTTTGTGCCATCCCCATCGTGGGTGGCCTGCTTTGACAATGTTGAGACAAACTATGATTATGATCTTTATATGGCTCAAAGGAAACAAAAACGGCCAAGTATATTAAGTATTACTTCAGAAGAGCTTTCTTCTAGGGATGAAGGATCATCCATGGATAATGCTTCTGTGTCATACTTTGTGCCTGATTATATGCTCAGGAAAGGGATATATTCTTTTAGAAAAAGTTCAGATGGTTCTGATAGAGAGAAAATACAAAGTAGTGGGTCTTTAAAAGAAGATATAGCTGTAAAACATGATAGCAGCCAGTACAAGAATCACGCTTCTggcataaaagtaaaaaatgtttccAGCAGAGGTAGAAAATTAGGTGTTCCAGTAAGAACATTGAACAAGAAGTTGTATTCGTTGAAAAAGAAACCAAGGAAGAGCCAGTCCCTGTCTGAACCAGAGGATTCAGAGGAATACTGGGTAGTAGAAGAAGAGAATTACGAGGAAGAACTAGATGAAGATGATAGTGATGAAGGAGAATTTTACATTCAGGAGACAATTCCATTTAGCCAGCTAAACATTAGCAAAGGTAGCTTCTTTAAGCAGATTGCTCAGAAAAGAATACTCTGGAAACCTCCCAAAGGCACAATTGCAACACCACTTATTGGATGGCCAGTTAAAGAAAAACTAAAAGTGAAGAAAAAGGGTGCTTATGAAGCATTGGGGCAAGTTCACCGACAAAAGGACTATGAGGTCTATGACTATGCCAGCTATGATGAGAAGCAATCCTCAAAGACAGAGAGAGGCTTTCAAGAAATGTCTGAACAGAAGAAATCGATGCAGAAATCAATGGGTG GAAAACTTCAAAAGAAAACCACTGGGCCAGTTGTTGAAGAGTACTGGGTTGGAAGAGGTGCTAAGCCCAAATTCCCCGAACCTGCATATTATTTGCAAGATCCAACCAAAGTCAAAGAGCCGG tcaaTTCTTCAAAAAAGAAAGGATCGCTCAAATCTTCTAAAAGGAAACAAACTAGAATTGATCCAGAAGAAATAGACGAATGGGAGGTTCCTAAAACCTACTTGTACAGAG
- the LOC128660534 gene encoding uncharacterized protein LOC128660534 isoform X2: MNTTAPPPPENGQYSANQQRPFFYAQPTAQLPFPNPWYLGQLYNPYCMPGPGYRGGNPYYPFYSLALHEYPGFYVPQHQMNARLNRRPHFNPHPPSPMFYHATRFRHYSSPGKRTETKETQTDQRLPDYVPKKHTGTDGNGSDGRSTECQSSGVSSTQNDSNLETVEMSLSPVSAAQERDFHKNACNSSQYHTMPPGSYAYEKEEVRIEYGGGSPAIQMWKSYKETIPIYDVAVVKEMPESVVQRDLYCEGVLYGPRTEREELSVQSVAFSNEEETSLPHSMCLNDVQETETQTTVVSNKPNLKLKAAVELESENMMLHHDVASPVYIVQQALSPENWEDDYNTIEEAKTDPELIVGQDPISETQYQGPYNFNEVPELASKTSMWEEDPVEKFVPSPSWVACFDNVETNYDYDLYMAQRKQKRPSILSITSEELSSRDEGSSMDNASVSYFVPDYMLRKGIYSFRKSSDGSDREKIQSSGSLKEDIAVKHDSSQYKNHASGIKVKNVSSRGRKLGVPVRTLNKKLYSLKKKPRKSQSLSEPEDSEEYWVVEEENYEEELDEDDSDEGEFYIQETIPFSQLNISKGSFFKQIAQKRILWKPPKGTIATPLIGWPVKEKLKVKKKGAYEALGQVHRQKDYEVYDYASYDEKQSSKTERGFQEMSEQKKSMQKSMGGKLQKKTTGPVVEEYWVGRGAKPKFPEPAYYLQDPTKVKEPVNSSKKKGSLKSSKRKQTRIDPEEIDEWEVPKTYLYRGHGIRRGGTGKK, encoded by the exons atgaacactacAGCTCCTCCCCCTCCAGAAAATGGGCAGTATTCTGCAAACCAACAAAGACCCTTCTTTTATGCACAACCGACAGCACAACTACCTTTCCCAAATCCTTGGTACCTTGGTCAGCTGTACAATCCATATTGCATGCCTGGACCTG GCTACAGAGGTGGAAATCCATATTATCCATTCTATTCTCTTGCACTCCATGAATACCCTGGATTTTATGTTCCTCAACATCAAATGAATGCTAGATTGAACAGAAGGCCTCATTTTAATCCCCATCCACCATCCCCAATGTTTTACCATGCTACTCGCTTTAGGCATTATAGCAGTCCTGGTAAAAGAACTGAAACTAAAGAAACTCAGACTGACCAACGGCTGCCAGATTATGTGCCAAAAAAGCATACGGGTACAGATGGCAATGGCTCAGATGGAAGAAGTACTGAGTGCCAATCATCTGGCGTTAGCAGCACTCAGAATGATAGTAACTTGGAGACTGTTGAAATGTCTTTGTCTCCTGTGTCTGCAGCGCAGGAAAGAGACTTTCATAAAAATGCTTGCAATTCATCACAATACCACACCATGCCTCCAGGAAGCTATGCATATGAGAAAGAGGAGGTAAGAATAGAGTATGGAGGTGGTTCTCCTGCCATACAGATGTGGAAGTCTTATAAGGAAACCATACCAATATATGATGTGGCAGTTGTTAAAGAAATGCCAGAAAGTGTAGTGCAGCGTGACCTTTATTGTGAGGGTGTGTTGTATGGCCCTCGCACAGAAAGAGAGGAGCTTTCTGTGCAGAGTGTTGCCTTCTCGAATGAAGAGGAAACTTCACTTCCTCATAGTATGTGTCTTAACGATGTACAGGAAACAGAAACTCAAACTACAGTAGTGTCAAATAAGCCAAATTTGAAACTAAAAGCAGCAGTGGAGCTAGAATCAGAAAACATGATGTTGCATCATGATGTAGCCAGTCCTGTCTATATAGTACAGCAAGCTTTATCTCCAGAAAACTGGGAAGATGACTACAATACAATAGAGGAAGCTAAAACTGACCCTGAATTAATTGTTGGCCAAGATCCTATTTCAGAAACACAATATCAAGGTCCATATAACTTTAATGAGGTGCCAGAGTTGGCTAGCAAAACAAGCATGTGGGAAGAAGACCCTGTTGAAAAGTTTGTGCCATCCCCATCGTGGGTGGCCTGCTTTGACAATGTTGAGACAAACTATGATTATGATCTTTATATGGCTCAAAGGAAACAAAAACGGCCAAGTATATTAAGTATTACTTCAGAAGAGCTTTCTTCTAGGGATGAAGGATCATCCATGGATAATGCTTCTGTGTCATACTTTGTGCCTGATTATATGCTCAGGAAAGGGATATATTCTTTTAGAAAAAGTTCAGATGGTTCTGATAGAGAGAAAATACAAAGTAGTGGGTCTTTAAAAGAAGATATAGCTGTAAAACATGATAGCAGCCAGTACAAGAATCACGCTTCTggcataaaagtaaaaaatgtttccAGCAGAGGTAGAAAATTAGGTGTTCCAGTAAGAACATTGAACAAGAAGTTGTATTCGTTGAAAAAGAAACCAAGGAAGAGCCAGTCCCTGTCTGAACCAGAGGATTCAGAGGAATACTGGGTAGTAGAAGAAGAGAATTACGAGGAAGAACTAGATGAAGATGATAGTGATGAAGGAGAATTTTACATTCAGGAGACAATTCCATTTAGCCAGCTAAACATTAGCAAAGGTAGCTTCTTTAAGCAGATTGCTCAGAAAAGAATACTCTGGAAACCTCCCAAAGGCACAATTGCAACACCACTTATTGGATGGCCAGTTAAAGAAAAACTAAAAGTGAAGAAAAAGGGTGCTTATGAAGCATTGGGGCAAGTTCACCGACAAAAGGACTATGAGGTCTATGACTATGCCAGCTATGATGAGAAGCAATCCTCAAAGACAGAGAGAGGCTTTCAAGAAATGTCTGAACAGAAGAAATCGATGCAGAAATCAATGGGTG GAAAACTTCAAAAGAAAACCACTGGGCCAGTTGTTGAAGAGTACTGGGTTGGAAGAGGTGCTAAGCCCAAATTCCCCGAACCTGCATATTATTTGCAAGATCCAACCAAAGTCAAAGAGCCGG tcaaTTCTTCAAAAAAGAAAGGATCGCTCAAATCTTCTAAAAGGAAACAAACTAGAATTGATCCAGAAGAAATAGACGAATGGGAGGTTCCTAAAACCTACTTGTACAGAG